A region from the Molothrus aeneus isolate 106 chromosome 17, BPBGC_Maene_1.0, whole genome shotgun sequence genome encodes:
- the LOC136564077 gene encoding dentin sialophosphoprotein-like, with protein MEAEEDDDHGECDTSDTRDTSNTSDTRGTRDTRDTSDTRDTRDTCDTSDISDTRDTRDTSNTSDTRGTRDTRDTRDTRDTCDTSDTSDIGNTSDTRDTSGTCDTSGTRDTSGTSDIGDTRDTRDTSDTRDTRDTSDTCDTSDTRDTRGTRDTSDTCDTSDTRDTSNTSDTRGTRDTSDTCDTSDTSNTGDTSDTRDTSDTRDTCDTSDTRDTSNTSDTRGTRDTRDTCDTRDTSDTRDTSDTRDTRDTSDIGDTRDTRDTSDTCDTRDTRDTSDTSGTCDTSGTRDTSDTSDTSGTRDTSGTSDIGDTRDTRDTSDTRDTSDTCDTGDTRDTSDTSDTCDTGS; from the exons ATGGAGGCAGAGGAAGATGATGATCACGGGGAATG tgacaccagtgacaccagggacaccagcaACACCAGCGACACCAGGggcaccagggacaccagggacaccagtgacaccagggacaccagaGACACCTGTGACACCAGTGATATcagtgacaccagggacaccagggacaccagcaACACCAGCGACACCAGGggcaccagggacaccagggacaccagggacaccagagacacctgtgacaccagtgacaccagtgacatCGGCAACACCAGcgacaccagggacaccagtGGCACCTGTGACACCAGTGGCACCAGGGACACCAGTGGCACCAGTGACATCGGTGACACCAGGGACACTAGGGACACCAGcgacaccagggacaccagggacaccagtgacacttgtgacaccagtgacaccagggacaccaggggcaccagggacaccagtgacacctgtgacaccagtgacaccagggacaccagcaACACCAGCGACACCAGGGGCACCAGGGACACTAGTGACACCtgtgacaccagtgacaccagcaACACCggtgacaccagtgacaccagggacaccagtgacaccagggacacctgtgacaccagtgacaccagggacaccagcaACACCAGCGACACCAGGGGCACCAGGGACACCAGAGACACCTgtgacaccagggacaccagcgacaccagggacaccagtgacaccagggacaccagggacaccagtGACATCGGcgacaccagggacaccagggacaccagtGACACTTGTGAtaccagggacaccagggacaccagtgacaccagtggcACCTGTGACACCAGTGGCACCAGGGACACCAGcgacaccagtgacaccagtggcACCAGAGACACCAGTGGCACCAGTGACATCggtgacaccagggacaccagggacaccagcgacaccagggacaccagtGACACTTGTGACACCggtgacaccagggacaccagcGACACCAGTGACACTTGTGACACCg GCAGCTAG